The following proteins are co-located in the Triticum aestivum cultivar Chinese Spring chromosome 1A, IWGSC CS RefSeq v2.1, whole genome shotgun sequence genome:
- the LOC123168157 gene encoding uncharacterized protein translates to MAPTPSFFFGAAPEDTPAADVSAHAVVPGLSDAVARARLRRQGASGPGRQQAASRGGAPPRKTPQRGLGVAELERLRCGGVDPLHDLNAAAAAAMLEAAAANLQAQGNSVVLQQHHDYLPAFDAATGSRYYSPQLVQPPPAPPAPQPQPQAPVRCVQGVAPEQQYFMDRWGRMGGFVPAGNGQQPQLQVPAPECPSSQSTIWRPACSSASCLHAGQRCDLCSMTMVAMADRGTRGPATATTNAPYYSIYDLAATMTAARKHPIDLQETAGEGFLVAPEGRKEVREIEFFPTRISSHGGPHESELRTTPPSSSSPSGSVGGSLDLSLRL, encoded by the exons ATGGCGCCCACGCCCTCCTTCTTCTTCGGCGCCGCCCCGGAGGACACGCCGGCGGCTGACGTCTCGGCCCATGCCGTGGTGCCGGGCCTCTCCGACGCGGTGGCGCGGGCGCGGCTGCGCCGGCAGGGGGCGTCCGGGCCGGGGAGGCAGCAGGCGGCCTCCCGCGGCGGGGCGCCGCCCAGGAAGACCCCGCAGCGCGGCCTCGGCGTGGCGGAGCTCGAGCGCCTGCGCTGCGGCGGCGTCGACCCGCTGCACGACCTCaacgccgcggccgcggccgccatgctggaggccgccgccgccaacctgcAGGCGCAGGGCAACTCCGTCGTCCTGCAGCAGCACCACGACTACCTGCCGGCCTTCGACGCCGCCACCGGCTCGCGCTACTACTCGCCGCAACtggtccagccgccgcccgcccctccggcgccgcagccgcagccgcaggcTCCCGTCCGCTGCGTCCAGGGCGTCGCGCCGGAGCAGCAGTACTTCATGGACCGCTGGGGCCGCATGGGGGGCTTCGTCCCGGCGGGCAATGGCCAGCAGCCGCAGCTCCAGGTGCCGGCGCCAGAGTGCCCTTCAAGCCAAAGCACCATCTGGCGTCCGGCGTGCTCCTCCGCCTCCTGCCTCCACGCGGGCCAGCGCTGCGACCTCTGCTCCATG ACGATGGTGGCCATGGCAGATAGAGGAACACGGGGCCCTGCCACCGCCACCACCAACGCGCCATACTACTCCATCTACGATCTCGCCGCCACCATGACCGCCGCTCGCAAG CACCCGATCGATTTGCAGGAGACGGCCGGAGAAGGgttcttggtggcaccggagggGAGGAAGGAGGTGCGGGAGATCGAGTTCTTCCCGACGAGGATCAGCAGCCACGGCGGTCCCCACGAGTCCGAGCTGCGCACgacgccgccctcctcctcctcgccgtccgGCAGCGTCGGTGGGTCCCTGGACCTGTCCCTGAGGCTCTAG